Sequence from the Microbacterium faecale genome:
CTCACGGCGCGGCTCCGCTCCGACGCCGCGCCGCTCGTTGTCGACGTGCGCAGCCAGGCGGAGCGCGCGGAAGCCGCGATCGGCGGCTCCGCGTGGATCCCTATCGACGACATCCTCGCCGACCCGGCCGCCGCCGCAGACCGCCTGCGCGCCGAGGCCGCCGGGCGCGACGTCGTCACCGTCTGCGCAGCCGGCGCCCGATCCGCGCGCGCCACGGCTGCCCTCGCTCGCGCAGGGGTCCCGTCTCGCTCGCTGTCCGGCGGCCTGAGCGCCTGGTTCAGCGCGTGATGGGCCGTATCCCCAGCCACGCGGCAGCTCGACGGTCCCCCGGGACGTTCTCGGCGCCGCATCGACTCGTGGATGGGAGGCACCGATGAGTGACCTGATTTCCGTCGCGGAGCACCGGACGCGGGTGCTCAACGCGGCGCGGCCACTCGAATCCGAGGAGCTGGCCGTCGCGGATTCGGTCGGGAGCACGCTCGCTGCCGACGCGATATCGCGCCTCGACATTCCTGCCTTCGACAACTCGGCGATGGATGGCTTCGCGGTGCGGCACGCCGATGTCGCGGAGGCGAGCCGCGATGCCCCCGCGGTGCTCAGGGTCGTCGCCGACGTGGCGGCGGGGTCCGCCGCGGATCCGGCGCTCTCGCCCGGCGAGGCCGCGCGCATCATGACGGGGGCACGGGTGCCAACGAGCGCAGATACCGTCGTCCCGTTCGAACAGACCATCGGGGGTCTTGGCGACTCGCTGACGGAAGCGGCCGTCTCCGTGCCGCCGCGCGCCCGCGGCGCACACATTCGCCGGGTCGCCGAGGACATCGCTGCGGGACGAGTGGCTCTGTCCGCAGGCGCGGTCGTCGGCGCGCTGCAGCTCTCCGCCCTCATCGCGGCGGGCGTCCGCGAGGTGTCCGCCGTCCGCCGCCCTCGCGTCGCCGTCGTCTCCACCGGATCCGAGCTCGTGCCACCCGGGACGGATCCGGCACCCGGCCAGATCCCGGATTCCAATTCGGCGCTTCTCGCCGAGCTCGTCGCCGATTCCGGCGCGCGCGTGACGCTGCGTACCTCGGTGGGCGACGATCCCGCCGCCCTTCGCGCGCTGCTGAACGAGGTCGACGCCGACGTCGTCATCACGTCCGGCGGCGTGAGTGCGGGCGCATACGAACCGGTGAAGCAGGCGCTCGCGGGCCGGATCCGCTTCGACCGCATCGCGATGCAGCCCGGTAAGCCGCAGGGGTTCGGCGTGCTCGATTCCGGCGCGCTGTTCTTCGGCCTCCCCGGCAATCCCGTGAGCGTCGCGGCGTCGTACGAGATGTTCGTCCGGCCCGCCCTGCTCCGCGTGCAAGGGCGCGCCGACATCGACCGCCCGCGGTTCGCCCTCCCCGCCACGACGGGGTGGCGCACGCCGGCGGGGCGCCTGCAGGTCCTCCCGATCGTCGTCGACGGGTCGGGTGTGCGTCCCGCGACGGCGGGAGGATCCGGATCTC
This genomic interval carries:
- a CDS encoding molybdopterin molybdotransferase MoeA: MSDLISVAEHRTRVLNAARPLESEELAVADSVGSTLAADAISRLDIPAFDNSAMDGFAVRHADVAEASRDAPAVLRVVADVAAGSAADPALSPGEAARIMTGARVPTSADTVVPFEQTIGGLGDSLTEAAVSVPPRARGAHIRRVAEDIAAGRVALSAGAVVGALQLSALIAAGVREVSAVRRPRVAVVSTGSELVPPGTDPAPGQIPDSNSALLAELVADSGARVTLRTSVGDDPAALRALLNEVDADVVITSGGVSAGAYEPVKQALAGRIRFDRIAMQPGKPQGFGVLDSGALFFGLPGNPVSVAASYEMFVRPALLRVQGRADIDRPRFALPATTGWRTPAGRLQVLPIVVDGSGVRPATAGGSGSHLVGGLGRAEGYAVVPADVAEVASGDLVDVMLVS